Proteins from a single region of Nitrospinota bacterium:
- a CDS encoding prepilin-type N-terminal cleavage/methylation domain-containing protein, which yields MNGSINNQTGFTLIELLIVIAIVGILAVVSGSQYIQLKERAYDLDAQTSLQHLYRACKIYWGNNSSTSVCDVSAVSGPSYGFVSSSNITISGSGTESTFSATANHSASTNTLTINSAGAVS from the coding sequence ATGAACGGTTCAATTAACAATCAAACCGGTTTTACCTTGATAGAGTTATTGATCGTTATAGCTATTGTAGGAATTCTTGCTGTTGTTAGTGGCTCACAATATATACAACTTAAGGAACGCGCCTACGATTTGGATGCACAAACCAGCCTTCAACATCTTTACCGTGCCTGCAAAATATACTGGGGCAATAACAGCTCAACCAGTGTTTGTGATGTCAGTGCCGTCTCTGGTCCATCATATGGTTTCGTGTCTTCCTCAAATATAACCATTTCAGGGTCGGGAACAGAATCAACTTTCAGCGCAACAGCCAACCACAGCGCAAGCACAAACACACTGACCATAAATTCAGCAGGAGCTGTCTCCTGA
- a CDS encoding pentapeptide repeat-containing protein, which translates to MWDREKIKNSNKNLEGANLKSMDLSNMDLKNANLISADLVMADLEGTDFTGANLFSVKAMRANLKNTNLSGATLQKSNLTRANMEGCNLNSADLMGANLSQTVMVGCDLIRASLVEANLLGVDLSGADLTEAKLSGRYQREGYFSRGANIGKGKMAGTKMIRADLVAAELNGTDCREADFSEANLSEASLKQACLVSTSFVNSKLGDADFRGADLTDSDFEGAELIETKFQGVDLSRVKNISPQELELSIIDSNTQMPDYIEVIWTSEDTYKCKQKV; encoded by the coding sequence ATGTGGGATAGAGAGAAAATTAAAAATTCGAATAAGAATCTTGAAGGCGCAAACCTGAAGAGTATGGATTTGTCCAATATGGATTTGAAAAATGCCAATCTCATTTCTGCCGATTTAGTCATGGCAGACCTTGAGGGCACAGATTTTACCGGGGCAAACCTTTTTTCTGTCAAAGCCATGCGTGCCAATTTAAAAAATACAAATTTGTCTGGAGCGACCTTGCAAAAATCCAACCTCACCCGGGCAAATATGGAAGGATGCAACCTTAACTCTGCTGATTTAATGGGAGCCAATCTTTCGCAGACTGTAATGGTTGGTTGTGACCTCATACGTGCCAGCCTGGTGGAGGCCAACCTTCTTGGAGTTGATCTATCAGGAGCAGACTTGACCGAAGCCAAACTTTCAGGACGTTATCAGAGGGAAGGTTATTTCAGTCGCGGTGCCAATATTGGAAAGGGAAAAATGGCCGGGACTAAAATGATTCGGGCCGATTTGGTTGCTGCGGAGTTGAATGGGACAGATTGCAGGGAAGCCGATTTTTCTGAAGCAAATTTAAGTGAGGCCAGCTTAAAACAGGCTTGTCTGGTTTCTACTAGTTTTGTAAACTCCAAACTGGGCGATGCGGATTTTCGTGGTGCAGATCTGACGGACTCTGATTTTGAGGGAGCAGAGCTTATTGAGACCAAATTTCAGGGAGTGGACCTTAGCAGAGTTAAAAATATTTCACCCCAGGAATTGGAACTTTCGATCATTGATAGTAATACCCAGATGCCGGATTATATTGAAGTGATCTGGACTTCTGAAGATACTTATAAATGTAAACAGAAAGTATGA